One genomic window of Ornithorhynchus anatinus isolate Pmale09 chromosome 10, mOrnAna1.pri.v4, whole genome shotgun sequence includes the following:
- the LMOD2 gene encoding leiomodin-2: MSAFGYRRELSKYESIDEDELLASLSAEELKELERELEDIEPNRSLPVGMRQKSLTEKTPTGNFSREALMAYWEKETKKLLEKERLGECDKDTKEDDNKDDSEEELIFTESNSEVSEEVYTEEEEEEEEEEEEEEESDEDRKVDEKNAGVEGCGLTPRSESGSPDDPKQKTYKSQIENINLTNGHGGRNTESPAAIHPCGNPTVIEDALDKVKANDPDTTEVNLNNIENITTQTLSRFAEALKDNTVVRTFNLANTRADDSAAMALAEMLKVNRHITNINIESNFITGKGILAIMRALQHNTVLTELRFHNQRHIMGSQVEMEIAKLLKENTTLIRLGYHFELAGPRMSMTSILTRNMDRQRQKRMQEQKQLEGGEGVANLRTKVWQRGTPGSSPYASPRPSPWSSPKLPKKAQPARSRPASPAPPPPPPPPPPPPAPQLPHPSTPPPPPPPPPPPEKKLPTRNIAEVIKEQERAFLNGQKKGKKGKKGKKSSQNHVLKEIKSSLKTVPEKKMEESSRPSTPQRSLHDSLMDAIRGSSIRQLKRVEVPEALR, from the exons ATGTCTGCCTTCGGCTATCggcgagagctcagtaaatatgagtccATCGACGAGGACGAGCTCCTGGCCTCCCTGTCAGCCGAGGAGCTGAAGGAGCTGGAGCGGGAGCTGGAGGACATAGAGCCAAACCGAAGCCTTCCAGTGGGAATGAGGCAAAAGAGTCTGACGGAGAAAACCCCCACAGGGAACTTCAGTCGGGAGGCATTGATGGCTTACTGGGAGAAAGAAACTAAGAAGCTCCTGGAAAAAGAGAGGCTGGGGGAGTGCGATAAG GATACGAAGGAAGACGACAACAAAGATGACAGCGAGGAAGAACTCATCTTTACCGAAAGCAACAGTGAGGTTTCTGAAGAGGTGTATaccgaagaagaggaagaagaagaagaggaagaggaggaggaggaggaaagcgaTGAAGACCGTAAGGTGGATGAAAAGAACGCCGGAGTGGAGGGCTGTGGGCTTACACCCAGGAGTGAAAGTGGCAGTCCTGACGACCCCAAGCAAAAAACATACAAAAGCCAAATAGAAAACATAAATCTGACCAATGGCCATGGGGGAAGGAACACGGAATCCCCCGCCGCCATCCATCCTTGCGGTAACCCCACCGTCATTGAAGATGCTCTGGACAAGGTCAAGGCCAATGACCCTGACACCACCGAGGTCAACCTGAACAACATTGAGAACATCACCACCCAAACCCTAAGCCGCTTCGCCGAGGCCCTCAAGGACAACACAGTGGTCAGGACGTTCAACCTGGCGAACACCCGGGCTGACGACAGCGCAGCCATGGCCCTGGCAGAGATGCTGAAGGTCAACCGGCACATCACAAACATCAACATCGAGTCCAACTTCATCACCGGTAAGGGGATCCTGGCCATCATGAGGGCCTTGCAGCATAACACGGTGCTGACCGAACTGCGATTCCACAACCAACGGCACATCATGGGCAGCCAGGTGGAGATGGAGATCGCCAAGCTGCTGAAAGAGAACACCACCCTGATCCGGCTGGGCTACCACTTTGAGCTGGCCGGCCCAAGGATGAGCATGACGAGCATTCTGACCAGGAACATGGACAGGCAGAGGCAGAAGCGGATgcaggagcagaagcagctgGAAGGTGGCGAGGGTGTGGCCAACCTCAGGACCAAAGTCTGGCAGAGGGGGACCCCTGGCTCGTCCCCCTACGCCTCCCCGCGGCCGTCCCCCTGGTCGTCCCCCAAGCTGCCTAAGAAGGCCCAGCCGGCGAGGAGCCGACCTgcgtcccccgccccgccaccgccacccccgcccccgcccccaccaccggCCCCGCAGCTTCCCCACCCATCAAcgccaccaccccctccaccaccaccacctcccccagaGAAGAAGCTACCCACCAGGAACATTGCTGAGGTCATCAAAGAGCAAGAGAGGGCATTTCTGAATGGACAGAAAAAGGGCAAAAAGGGCAAGAAGGGCAAGAAGTCGTCCCAGAACCATGTGTTAAAGGAGATAAAGAGTTCCTTAAAGACCGTGCCAGAGAAGAAGATGGAAGAGAGCTCGCGGCCATCCACCCCTCAGCGCTCCCTGCATGATAGCCTCATGGACGCCATCCGGGGAAGCAGCATAAGGCAGCTAAAGAGG GTGGAAGTGCCAGAGGCTCTGCGATAA